One Methylobacterium oryzae DNA window includes the following coding sequences:
- a CDS encoding haloacid dehalogenase type II, giving the protein MTDAPNPLAGVKAAVFDAYGTLFDVNAAVQRYAEAVGPDAAHLSEVWRNKQLEYSWTLSLMGQYAAFWDLTVRALDYALAVHPNVDPGLRERLLDAYRDLEAYPEVPGVLAALRKRGIRTAVLTNGNAAMVDRAVASAGLADHLDAVLSVDDAQVFKTHPDAYRIALTRLAVGQGDVLFCSSNRWDVAGAGAFGFRTAWVNRRGLPDEYADLAPTTVVGSLDGLL; this is encoded by the coding sequence ATGACCGACGCACCGAATCCCCTCGCGGGCGTGAAGGCCGCGGTGTTCGACGCCTACGGCACGCTGTTCGACGTGAACGCCGCGGTCCAGCGCTACGCCGAGGCGGTGGGGCCGGACGCCGCCCACCTCTCCGAGGTCTGGCGCAACAAGCAGCTCGAGTACAGCTGGACCCTGTCGCTGATGGGCCAGTACGCCGCCTTCTGGGACCTCACCGTGCGGGCCCTCGACTACGCCCTGGCGGTCCACCCGAACGTCGATCCCGGCCTGCGCGAGCGGCTCCTCGACGCCTACCGGGACCTCGAGGCCTACCCGGAGGTCCCGGGCGTGCTGGCGGCCCTGCGCAAGCGCGGAATCCGCACCGCCGTCCTCACCAACGGCAACGCCGCCATGGTCGACCGGGCGGTCGCCTCGGCGGGGCTGGCCGACCACCTCGACGCGGTCCTCTCGGTGGACGACGCGCAGGTGTTCAAGACCCATCCCGACGCCTACCGGATCGCCCTGACCCGGCTGGCGGTGGGGCAGGGCGACGTGCTGTTCTGCTCGTCGAACCGCTGGGACGTGGCGGGGGCGGGGGCCTTCGGGTTCCGGACCGCCTGGGTCAACCGCAGGGGCCTGCCCGACGAGTACGCGGATCTGGCGCCCACGACGGTGGTGGGATCTCTCGACGGGCTGCTCTGA